The nucleotide window TCGCGCAGGTTTCCTGCAGGACTTCGTCACCTGGGGCCCGTGCTGGCTGGAAAACACCGAATCTCTGGAACAGCTGCGGGCGCTCTGGCACGGCGTGCGGATTCACGTCGCCGACGCGCTGATCGCACCACCCACCGGTGTCGATACGATTGAAGACCTCGAGCGCGTTCGTCGCCTGCTGGAGGCCTGATGCGGGTTCTGTTCGTCTGCCTGGGCAACATCTGCCGTTCCCCCACGGCCGAAGGCGTATTGCGGCACAAACTGCATGAGGCGGGGCTGGCCGGGCAAGTCGAAGTGGCTTCTGCCGGCACCGGTGACTGGCACGTCGGCAAGGCCCCGGACAAGCGCAGCCAGGCCGCGGCGAAACTGCGAGGCTACGACCTGTCCGCCCAGCGCGCTCAGCAAGTGACCCGCGCCGACTTCGCCACCTACGACCTGATTCTGGCGATGGACAACAGTAACCTGCGCCACCTCAAGGCCTTGCAACCAGCCAAGGGCAAGGCCGAGCTGGATTTGTTCCTGCGTCGCTATCAGTCGCAAATCGATGAAGTGCCGGATCCTTATTACGACGGCGACCAAGGCTTCGAACAGGTACTGGACCTGATCGAGCGCGCCAGCGATCTACTGGTGATCGAATTGAAGGGACGGTTATGAGTTTGCAGGTACAACCCCAGGTTTCGCTCAAGCCGTTCAACAGCTTTGGCGTGGACGTTCAGGCGCGGTTGTTTGCCGAGGCTCATAGCGACGCCGACGTGCGTGACGCTCTGGCCTATGGGGCGGAACATGAGGTCCCCGTGCTGGTGATCGGTGGCGGCAGCAATTTGCTGCTGACTGCTGATGTCCAGGCACTGGTACTGCGCATGGCCACACGGGGCATTCGTCTGCTGAGCGATGACGGCAATCAGGTGGTGATCGAAGCCGAGGCGGGCGAGCCGTGGCATCCGTTTGTACAACACACGTTGGCGCAAGGGTTGTCGGGACTGGAAAACCTAAGCCTGATTCCCGGCACCGTGGGCGCCGCACCGATGCAGAACATCGGCGCTTACGGCGTCGAGATAAAGGATATTTTTGCCGGCCTGACGGCCCTCGATCGCCAGACCGGCGAGCTGCGGGACTTCACGCTGGCCGAGTGCAACTTCGCCTACCGCGACAGCCTGTTCAAACAGGAACCGGGGCGGTGGGTGATTCTGCGGGTGCGTTTCACCCTCACGCGCACCGCGCACCTGCATCTGGAATACGGCCCGGTTCGCCAGCGCCTGACGTCGCTGGGCATCGATCACCCGACGCCCACCGATGTCAGCCAGGCCATTTGCAGCATTCGCAACGAAAAGCTCCCGGACCCGGCGGTGCTCGGTAATGCCGGCAGCTTCTTCAAGAATCCGTTGGTGTCAGCTGCACTCGTGGCGCGACTCAAGGGTGAATACCCGGATCTGGTGGCGTATGCGCAACCCGACGGGCAAATGAAACTGGCAGCGGGCTGGCTGATCGAGCGGGCCGGCTGGAAAGGCTTTCGCGACGGTGATGCCGGCGTGCATAAATTACAGGCGCTGGTGCTGGTCAACTACGGCACCGCAACGGGCCTGCAATTGCTGAATCTGGCGCAGCATATTCAAAAAGACATTTCAGAACGTTTCCACGTCGACCTGGAAATGGAGCCCAACCGGTATTGAGGCTACGCTTTCAAGGTTGATTCCAAAGCCCTGCACAACGTCCATTGTGCAGGGCTTTTTTGTTAATGCTGGGTTAACTTAGCGATCTAACGATGAAAGCATTTGCTCCACCAAAGGCCCGGTGCAGACGTCACCGTCCGCATAAGAGAGCCTGTTAGCCTGAGTCGATCTGCGTGTAGTGAACCGCCAACCCCAAGCGGCAGATTGCTCGACCCCATAACCTCTATAACTATGCGGGCGTGCCCATGATTACCCTGAAACTCAATGGTCAAGATCATCAACTCGATGTCACCGAGGACATGCCGCTGCTCTGGGCGATCCGTGACGTGGCCGGTTATAACGGCACCAAGTTCGGCTGCGGCATGGGGCTGTGCGGTGCCTGCACCATTCATATCGACGGCGCGCCGGCGCGCAGTTGCATCACACCAATCGGCTCGGTAGTCGGCCAGAACGTCAGCACCATCGACAACCTGCACGCCGACCCGGTTGGCAAAGTCGTCCAGCAGGCCTGGCTCGACAGCGCCGTGGCCCAGTGCGGTTACTGCCAGGGCGGGCAGATCATGTCGGCCACCGCGTTGCTGAAAACCAACCCGAACCCCAGCGACGAGCAGATTGAAGAGGCGATGGTCGGCAACATTTGCCGTTGCGGCACCTACAACCGGATCAAGACCGCCATTCGTCAGGCATCCACTCACCTGAAGGAGGCCAAGGCATGAACCCGCTACCGAATGATTTTGCACTGAGCAACCTCAGCCGCCGCGGTTTCCTGAAAGGTGTGGGCGCCACCGGTGCGCTGGTGCTGGCAGCCAGTTGGGGCTGGCAGGACGCGTTTGCCGCCGAGAAAGAGAAGAAGTTCGGCGCCGATGGCATGCCCAACGGCTGGATCGATGATCCTAAGGTTTACGTCAGCATCGCCGCCGATGGCAGTGTGACCGTGGTTTGCAACCGCTCGGAAATGGGCCAGGGCGTGCGCACCAGCTTGACCATGGTGGTGGCCGATGAGCTGGACGCCGACTGGGCGCAGGTGAAAGTGCAACAGGCACCAGGTGACGAAGTACGCTTCGGCAACCAGGATACCGACGGTTCGCGCAGCATGCGTCACTGGTACGAACCGATGCGCCGTTGTGGTGCTGCCGCACGGACCATGCTTGAGCAAGCCGCTGCCGAGCAATGGAAAGTGCCGGTCAGCGAGTGCCGTGCGCAACTGCATAAAGTCATTCACCAACCGACCGGTCGCGAACTGGGCTACGGCGCGTTGGCCGCCGCTGCCAGTGCGCTGGCGGTGCCGGCCCGCGATAGCCTGCGGCTCAAGCAGCCCTCGGAATTCCGTTACATCGGCAAAGAAGGCACCAAGGCCATCGACGGTGCGGACATCGTCAATGGTCGCGCGGTCTACGGCGCCGATGTGCGTTTCGACGGTATGCTCTTTGCCACCATCGCGCGTCCGGCGGTCTATGGCGGCAAGGTCAAATCCTTCGATGCCAGTGCCGCGATGAAAGTCCCGGGGGTGATCAAGGTCCTGCAAGTCGAAAGTCGTCCGCTGCCGTCCGAGTTTCAGCCCCTGGGTGGTGTGGCCGTGGTGGCCAGCAATACCTGGGCGGCGATCAAGGGCCGCGAAGCGTTGACAATCGAGTGGGATGACGGCCCTCACGCCAGTTACGACTCGATCGCCTACCGCAAGGAACTTGAGGCGGCGTCCCTTGAACCTGGCAAAGTGGTGCGCAACACCGGCAACATTGACCAGGCTTTGAGCGCTGCCGACAGTACCCTGGAAGCATCCTATTACCTGCCGCACCTGACGCAATCGCCGATGGAGCCGATGGTCGCCATTGCCCGTTTCAAGGACGGCGTATGCGAAGCCTGGGCCCCAAGCCAGGCGCCGCAGGTCACCCGCGAACGGATCGGCGAGCGCCTCGGCATTCCATTCGATAACGTCACGTTCAATGTCACCTTGCTCGGCGGCGGTTTCGGTCGCAAATCCAAGCCGGACTTCATCATCGAGGCGGCGATCCTGGCCAAGGAGTTCCCGGGTAAGGCGGTGCGGGTGCAATGGACCCGTGAAGACGACATCCACCACTCGTATTTCCACACCGTGTCTGCCGAGTACCTGAAGGCCAGCCTGAACAAGGACGGCCTGCCATCTGGCTGGCTGCACCGCACGGTGGCGCCGAGCATCACCGCGCTGTTCGCGCCGGGTATGAACCATGAGGCGGCTTTCGAGCTGGGCATGGGCTTTACCAACATGGCGTATGCGATCCCCAACGTGCGCCTGGAGAACCCTGAAGCGGCGGTCCACACGCGGGTCGGCTGGTATCGTTCGGTGTCGAACATTCCCCACGGCTTTGCGATTCAGAGCTTTGTCGATGAACTGGCCCACAAGGCTGGCCAGGATCCGCTCAAGTACCAGATCAAGTTGCTTGGCCCGGACCGTCAGATCGATCCGCGCACCTTGAGTGAAGAATGGAACTACGGCGAATCTCCCGAGCGTTATCCGATCGATACCGCACGGATGCGCACCGTGCTGGAAACTGCTGCCAAAGCCGCCGGTTGGGGGCGTGAGTTGCCCAAGGGGCGAGGCCTGGGCCTGGCGGTGCATTACAGCTTTGTCACTTATGTGGCGGCGGTGATCGAAGTCGAAGTCAAAGACGATGGCACCTTGATCGTGCACAAGGCCGACATCGCCGTGGACTGTGGCCCGCAGATCAATCCCGAGCGGATTCGCTCGCAGTTCGAAGGCGCCTGCGTCATGGGCCTGGGCAACGCGGTGTTGGGGGAAATCAGCTTCAAGGAGGGCAAGGTTCAGCAGGACAACTTCCACATGTACGAGGTGGCGCGCATGTCGCTGGCGCCGAAGGAAGTCGCCGTGCACCTGGTCACGCCACCGGGCAATGTACCGTTGGGCGGAGTCGGTGAGCCGGGCGTGCCGCCGATTGCGCCAGCGCTGTGCAACGCGATATTCGCTGCCACCGGCAAGCGCATCCGTAACCTGCCGGTGCGCTATCAGCTGCAAGGCTGGCAAAAGGCTGAAGCCTGATGGACAGCGTCGATCTGAACGTCCTGCGCAGCGTGCTGCAATGGCGCTGCGCCGGTCAGCGGGTGATGTTGTACAGCGTGGTCCAGACCTGGGGCACCGCGCCCCGGGCACCGGGTGCCATGCTGGCCTTGCGTGAAGACGGCGTGGTGATTGGTTCGGTGTCCGGTGGCTGTGTCGAGGATGACCTGATTGCCCGGCTGCACGATGGCCGTATCCCGGCCGATGGGCCGCCGGTGCAGTTGATTACTTATGGCGTCACCCGTGAGGAGGCTGCACGGTTTGGTTTGCCGTGTGGCGGCACGTTGCGCCTGACCGAGGAGCGCGTGGGCGATCCGGCGTGGGTCGCCGAATTGCTGACACGTTGTGAGGCGCATGAAATCGTTGCACGTGAGCTGAATCTGGCGACCGGTGACGTGGTTTTGCGGCCAGCGAGCAAGACTGATGCGCTGGTGTTTGACGGGAAGACCTTGCGCGCCATCTATGGTCCGCGCTGGCGGCTGTTGCTGATCGGCGCCGGCCAACTGTCGCGCTACGTTGCCGAAATGGCGCGGCTGCTGGATTTCGAAGTGCTGATCTGCGATCCGCGCACCGAGTTCGTCTATGGATGGGAAGAGCAACACGGTCGCTTCGTCCCGGGCATGCCCGACGAAGCGGTGCTGACCATCCAGACCGACGAGCGCACGGCCATTGTCGCCCTGACCCACGATCCACGCCTGGATGACATGGCGCTACTTACCGCGCTGGACTCCAAAGCGTTTTATGTCGGAGCGCTGGGTTCGCGGGTCAACAGCCAGAAGCGCCGGGACAACCTGGCTCAGCTAGGCTTGTCACAACAGGCCATTGAGCGCTTGCACGGGCCGATCGGTTTGCACATCGGCAGCCATACGCCAGCGGAAATCGCCTTGTCGCTGCTGGCCGAGATTGTGGCGATCAAGAACGGCGTCGAGCTGAAACTGAAGAGGCCGTTACAGGAGGACGTATGAGCGACCCCATCGGCGTTATCGTTCTGGCCGCTGGGCAGGGCAGTCGGTTTCGACAGGTAGCGGGTGACGACAAGGACAAACTGCTGGTGGACTGCACGGCCCGTGACGGCGTCACCGTGCATTCGATGATCGAACAGGTGCTGGTGAATCTGCCGGCCGCCCTTGAGAAGCGCGTGCTGGTGACCACGGCGGATCGCCCGCAAGTGATTCGCATGGCGCAGGCCTATGGTTGCGAGATCGTGCGGATCGAGTCGACGGGGCTGGGCGACAGCATTGCGGCGGGTGTGGCGGCATGCTCGCAACTCGATGGCTGGCTGATCATGCTGGGGGATATGCCGTTTATCCTGCCGTCCAGCATTGAGCAGGTTGTTGCGAATATTGCCGATGATGCCATCAGCGTGCCGGTACATGAGGGGCAATATGGGCACCCAGTGGGGTTCGGGCGAAGCTTCGGTCCGGAATTGATGGCGTTGACAGGTGATCAAGGCGCCAAGTCGCTATTCGTACAGGCGAGGGTGGT belongs to Pseudomonas sp. B21-015 and includes:
- a CDS encoding xanthine dehydrogenase family protein molybdopterin-binding subunit, translating into MNPLPNDFALSNLSRRGFLKGVGATGALVLAASWGWQDAFAAEKEKKFGADGMPNGWIDDPKVYVSIAADGSVTVVCNRSEMGQGVRTSLTMVVADELDADWAQVKVQQAPGDEVRFGNQDTDGSRSMRHWYEPMRRCGAAARTMLEQAAAEQWKVPVSECRAQLHKVIHQPTGRELGYGALAAAASALAVPARDSLRLKQPSEFRYIGKEGTKAIDGADIVNGRAVYGADVRFDGMLFATIARPAVYGGKVKSFDASAAMKVPGVIKVLQVESRPLPSEFQPLGGVAVVASNTWAAIKGREALTIEWDDGPHASYDSIAYRKELEAASLEPGKVVRNTGNIDQALSAADSTLEASYYLPHLTQSPMEPMVAIARFKDGVCEAWAPSQAPQVTRERIGERLGIPFDNVTFNVTLLGGGFGRKSKPDFIIEAAILAKEFPGKAVRVQWTREDDIHHSYFHTVSAEYLKASLNKDGLPSGWLHRTVAPSITALFAPGMNHEAAFELGMGFTNMAYAIPNVRLENPEAAVHTRVGWYRSVSNIPHGFAIQSFVDELAHKAGQDPLKYQIKLLGPDRQIDPRTLSEEWNYGESPERYPIDTARMRTVLETAAKAAGWGRELPKGRGLGLAVHYSFVTYVAAVIEVEVKDDGTLIVHKADIAVDCGPQINPERIRSQFEGACVMGLGNAVLGEISFKEGKVQQDNFHMYEVARMSLAPKEVAVHLVTPPGNVPLGGVGEPGVPPIAPALCNAIFAATGKRIRNLPVRYQLQGWQKAEA
- a CDS encoding XdhC family protein, coding for MDSVDLNVLRSVLQWRCAGQRVMLYSVVQTWGTAPRAPGAMLALREDGVVIGSVSGGCVEDDLIARLHDGRIPADGPPVQLITYGVTREEAARFGLPCGGTLRLTEERVGDPAWVAELLTRCEAHEIVARELNLATGDVVLRPASKTDALVFDGKTLRAIYGPRWRLLLIGAGQLSRYVAEMARLLDFEVLICDPRTEFVYGWEEQHGRFVPGMPDEAVLTIQTDERTAIVALTHDPRLDDMALLTALDSKAFYVGALGSRVNSQKRRDNLAQLGLSQQAIERLHGPIGLHIGSHTPAEIALSLLAEIVAIKNGVELKLKRPLQEDV
- the murB gene encoding UDP-N-acetylmuramate dehydrogenase yields the protein MSLQVQPQVSLKPFNSFGVDVQARLFAEAHSDADVRDALAYGAEHEVPVLVIGGGSNLLLTADVQALVLRMATRGIRLLSDDGNQVVIEAEAGEPWHPFVQHTLAQGLSGLENLSLIPGTVGAAPMQNIGAYGVEIKDIFAGLTALDRQTGELRDFTLAECNFAYRDSLFKQEPGRWVILRVRFTLTRTAHLHLEYGPVRQRLTSLGIDHPTPTDVSQAICSIRNEKLPDPAVLGNAGSFFKNPLVSAALVARLKGEYPDLVAYAQPDGQMKLAAGWLIERAGWKGFRDGDAGVHKLQALVLVNYGTATGLQLLNLAQHIQKDISERFHVDLEMEPNRY
- a CDS encoding low molecular weight protein-tyrosine-phosphatase, yielding MRVLFVCLGNICRSPTAEGVLRHKLHEAGLAGQVEVASAGTGDWHVGKAPDKRSQAAAKLRGYDLSAQRAQQVTRADFATYDLILAMDNSNLRHLKALQPAKGKAELDLFLRRYQSQIDEVPDPYYDGDQGFEQVLDLIERASDLLVIELKGRL
- a CDS encoding NTP transferase domain-containing protein, which encodes MSDPIGVIVLAAGQGSRFRQVAGDDKDKLLVDCTARDGVTVHSMIEQVLVNLPAALEKRVLVTTADRPQVIRMAQAYGCEIVRIESTGLGDSIAAGVAACSQLDGWLIMLGDMPFILPSSIEQVVANIADDAISVPVHEGQYGHPVGFGRSFGPELMALTGDQGAKSLFVQARVVEVAVEDPGVLWDVDVPETLVFQ
- a CDS encoding (2Fe-2S)-binding protein codes for the protein MITLKLNGQDHQLDVTEDMPLLWAIRDVAGYNGTKFGCGMGLCGACTIHIDGAPARSCITPIGSVVGQNVSTIDNLHADPVGKVVQQAWLDSAVAQCGYCQGGQIMSATALLKTNPNPSDEQIEEAMVGNICRCGTYNRIKTAIRQASTHLKEAKA